AGGAGAGAGACGATGACGACCCATGTCACCGAGGTGCCCGCAGCCCCGTCAGCCCAGGCGCTCGCCCATTTCGAGGCGATGCTCTCATTCGAGACCGATTGCTGGGACGTGCACGAGAGTCTGCATGCAGCAGCTCCGGACTTCATCCTGGTGGATGTCAGGGGCCCGGCCTCGTTTGCCAAGGGGCACATCACCGGCGCCATCAACATCCCGCACCGGATTATGACCGCGGAGCGGATGGCCGAGTACGCGAAGGACAGGCTGTTCGTGGTCTACTGCGCCGGCCCGCACTGCAACGGCGCTAACCGCGCCGCGATCCGGCTTGCGCGGCTGGGACGGCCCGTGAAGATGATGATCGGCGGCATCACCGGCTGGCTCGACGAGGGCTTTGCACTCGCGACCGGCGATTGAAGCGGAGGCCCGGCTGTTACCTCATCACCAGCGTCGTCCCCGCGAACGCGGGGACGACACCGATTTTGGAGCTCGCCGCCTTGGAAGGCTGCGAGCCAAGAGGGCGGGATGGCGAAAGTCGCTCGCTACGCCGCCTTGCGCAGGCCGGCGAGGAAGGTGTCGACGCTCTTGAACAGGTCGTTCGCACGCTTGCCGAGGTCGCGCGTGGCGACCATGACGTGGTCGGCGAGCTCGCGTGACTGCTCGGCGGCGTCACTGGCGCCGACGACGTTCTGCGATACCTCGTTGGTCCCGGACGCCGCCTGCTGGACGCTGCGCGCGATCTCGCGCGTCGCCGAGTCTTGCTGCTCGACGGCGGCGGCGATGGTCGCGGCAATGCCACTGATCTCCTGGATCGTTGTGCTGATGCCGCCGATGGCGGTCACGCAGTCGGACGTCGCGGCCTGGATCGAGGTGACCTGGCCGGCGATCTCCTCCGTCGCCTTGGCGGTCTGTCCGGCCAGCTCCTTGACCTCGGCTGCCACGACCGCGAAGCCGCGGCCCGCCTCGCCGGCACGCGCCGCCTCGATGGTCGCGTTGAGCGCCAGCAGGTTGGTCTGGCTCGCGATCGCGTCGATCAGGCGCAACACGTCGCCGATCCTCTCGGCGGCTGCGGCGAGGCTGCCGACCATCTCGGTGGTCTGGCGCGCCTTGACGACCGCGGCATCGGCCACCTTGCTGGAATGCGCGACCTGGCGACCGATCTCGGTCACCGAGGAGGCGAGCTCCTCGGAGGCCGCAGCGACGGTCGACACGCCGCTCGAGGCTTCCTCGGACGCGGCAGCGGCGGCCGCTGCGCGCTGCGAGGTGCCGTTGACGCTGACCGTGATCTCGTGGACGACGCGCTCCATGTCCGCCGTGGCCTTGGCAACCGAGGACACCACGCCCTTGACGTCGGCCTCGAACCGGTCGGCCATCTGCCGCTGCAGCGCCTGCTTCTCCTGCTCGGCGCGGTGTTGCGTCGCCTCCTGCGCCTCGCGCAGGCTGGCCGTCTCGATCATGTTGCGGCGGAACACGTCGACCGCCTGCGCCATCGTGCCGAGCTCGTCCTTGCGCTGGCCGCCGGGGATCGCGACCTCGGTGTCGCCGCTCGACAGCCGGTGCATGACGGCGGTGATGGCGACCAGCGGGCGCGAGATGCCGCGAGCGACGAACAGCGCGACGATGACGGCGAGCAGCAGGATTACGACCGTGCCGATGATCAGCTGCTGCTGCGCGCTGGCGGCGGCGGCCTCATAGGCGGTGGTGTCCTTGATCAGCTCCAGCACGGCGATCGGGTCGCCGGCGTAGTTCCTGATCTGGCCAGCATAGACCGCGGCGGGCTTGCCGGCCAGGGTGGCATCGCGCAGCAGCGCCGTGCCCTTGAACACCGCGAGCACCTCGTCCGGGGTGGCGACGGTCTCGTCGCCGAACGTCGAGGACAGCCGCTTCGGCTGGCCGTCGTTGATCCAGTAGACGGCGAGATCGATGCCGAAGCGCTGCTTGGCGCGCTCGACGAATTCCTTGCCGAAGGCGGCGCCGACGTCGACGGTCGCGATCACCTTGCCGTCGCGCACGATCGGGGTCATGCCGAAGATGCCGAGCGACAGCCGGCTCTGCTCGACGCCGGCGATCAGGCGGCCGGTCTGGTTGGCCTGCACCACGGTGATGCGGCGCTTCGAGGTGTCGTCGCCGAACACCTTGGGCTCATGCACGCGATAGAAATTGGTGGCCGGCGGCGCCCATACGTTCACCAGCGGAATGCCCTGCGCCTTCAGCGACGTCATGGCGCCGCCGAGCAGGGCGCCAAGCGCGTCGCGGTCGCCCTTGAGGTAGGCGTCGGCGATCGGGGGCAGCGCCGCCAGGGTGGAGCTGACCGCCAGCGCGGCGCGGCCTTCATAGTCGATGCCGGCCGACACGCTGTCGAACTGCAGCTTGAGTTGCTGCTCCAGCGCCAGTCGGGTCAGAGCGCGCTGCTGGATGACGGAGAAGGTGCCGAGCACGGCACAGGCGATGGCGACGGTCAGCGAGAGCGCGATGATCAGGCGGGCGGAGATCGACCGGAGGCGGGACATTCGGGGCATTCCTTGCTTTGCAGCAAGGGTCTCAGGATACCATTAAGGAACAGATACCGTAGTTGCACGGGAGCGCTGGTTCCGCTTTGGAATCCGGATTTTCTTCAGCCTATCGTGCTGATGAAACCAGAGAGGGGGGCGGGCCCGCGCCTCAGCTATCCACCTTGAGGGCGGCGATGAAGGCTTCCTGCGGGATGTCGACCTTGCCGAACTGCCGCATCTTCTTCTTGCCTTCCTTCTGCTTCTCCAGAAGCTTGCGCTTGCGGGTGATGTCGCCGCCGTAGCACTTCGCGGTGACGTCCTTGCGCAGCGCGCGCACGGTCTCGCGCGCGATCACCTTGCCGCCGATCGCCGCCTGGATCGGGATCTGGAACATGTGCGGCGGAATCAGGTCCTTCATCTTCTCGACCATGGCGCGTCCCCGGCCTTCGGCGCGGGTCCGGTGCACCAGCATCGACAGCGCATCGACCGGCTCGTTGTTGACGAGGATCTGCATCTTGACGAGATCGGCCGGCTTGTAGTCGGTCAAATGATAGTCGAACGAGGCGTAGCCCTTGGAGACCGATTTCAGCCGGTCGTAGAAGTCGAACACCACCTCGTTGAGCGGCAGGTCGTATTTGACCATCGCGCGGCTGCCGACGTAAGTCAGCTCCTTCTGATTGCCGCGGCGGTCCTGGCAGAGCTTGAGCACGCTGCCGAGATATTCGTCCGGCGTCAGGATCGTCGCCTCGATCCAGGGCTCCTGGATCTCGGCGATCTTGACCACGTCGGGCATGTCGACCGGGTTGTGGATCTCGATCTCCTCGCCGTCGGTCAGCTTCATCTTGTAGATGACGCTCGGCGCGGTCGCGATCAGGTTGAGATCGAACTCGCGGGAGAGACGCTCCTGGATGATCTCCAGATGCAAGAGGCCGAGGAAGCCGCAGCGGAAGCCGAAGCCGAGCGCGGCGGACGTCTCCATCTCGAACGAGAAGCTGGCGTCGTTGAGCCGGAGCTTGCCCATTGCGGCGCGCAATGTTTCGAAATCATCGGCATCGACCGGGAACAGGCCGCAGAACACGACCGGGATGGCCGGCTTGAAGCCCGGCAGCATCTCCGAGACGGGCTTGCGGTCGTCGGTGATGGTGTCGCCGACGCGGGTGTCGGCCACCTCCTTGATCGCGGCGGTGATGAAGCCGATCTCGCCGGGCCCGAGCTCGTCGACCTGCGTCATCTTCGGCGTGAAGAAGCCGACGCGCTCGACGTCATAGGCGGCCCCGGTGCCCATCATCCGGACGCGCTGGCCCTTCCTCATCACGCCGTCGACGATGCGCACCAGCACGACGACGCCGAGATAGACGTCGTACCAGCTGTCGACCAGCAGCGCCTTCAGGGTCGCCTCGCGGTCGCCCTTGGGCGGCGGCAGGCGGGTGACGATCGCCTCCAGCACGTCGGGAATGCCAAGGCCGGTCTTGGCGGAGATCATCACCGCGTCGGAGGCGTCGATACCGATCACGTCCTCGATCTGCTGCTTGATCTTCTCGGGCTCGGCCGCCGGCAGGTCGATCTTGTTGAGGACCGGGACGATCTCGTGATTGTTGTCGAGCGCCTGATAGACGTTGGCGAGCGTCTGCGCCTCGACGCCCTGGCTGGCGTCGACCACCAGCAGCGAGCCCTCGCAGGCCGCCAGCGACCGGGAGACTTCGTAGGCGAAGTCGACGTGGCCGGGCGTGTCCATCAGGTTGAAGATGTAATCCTTGCCGTCCTTGGCATGGTAACGCAGGCGCACGGTCTGCGCCTTGATGGTGATGCCGCGCTCGCGCTCGATGTCCATCGAATCGAGCACCTGCTCCTTGCCCGCCATCTCGCGGTCCGACAGCCCGCCCGTCATCTGGATCAGGCGGTCGGCCAAAGTGGACTTTCCATGGTCGATATGGGCGACGATGGAGAAGTTGCGGATGTTGGGAATGGGGGCGGTCGTCATGGGTCGCGCAGATAGCACCCCAAGCCCCTCACCAGCAACCATATTGCTGAATTTCCAGGGGCTTTCTTCACGGCAAGCTGATTCCCCGCGCCGCCAAAACAGGCTACCGAGGGCGGATGTCGAGTACCTCTCTTCCGCCTCTCGCGGCGCGCATGCGCGGCCGTCTCGGACCGCGGCGAATCTCCGCCTGGCTGGTGGCGCGCGCCACGGCGCCGGCAACGTCGATCTGGGTCGTCGTCACCTTCGCGATCGTCCATGCCGTGCTGTGGACGGCGGTCCTGACCAATCTGAAGGCGGCGCAGGACGTCCACATGGACGTCGCCGAGGCCTATGCCTGGGGCAGCCGCTTCCTGCTCGGCTACGGCAAGCATCCGCCGCTGTCGGGCTGGATCGCCGGGCTGTGGTTCGCGGTGTTTCCGGTCAAGGACTGGGCGACCTATGCGCTGGCGATGGCCGTGAACGGCAGCGGCCTCGTCATCGTCTGGCTCGCGAGCCTCAAGGTGGTCGACCGCCGCCGCGCCTTCTTCGTCGTGGTGATGGTTGCGCTGTACCCGATCTTCAATTTCAAGGGCTTCAAGTACAACGCCGACCTGGTCCAGCTGCTGACCCTGCCGCTGCTGGTGCTGGCCTATCTCAACGCGTTCGAAAAGCGCAGCGCCGCCTCCGGCCTGTGGCTCGGCCTCGCCGGCGCGGCGGCGCTGATGACCAAATACTGGGTGCTGACCATGATCGGCGCCATCGGCCTTGCGGCGCTGCTGCACCCGGAACGGTTGCGCTTCCTGGCGTCGCCCGCGCCGTGGATCGCGATCGTCACCATGCTGGTGGCGATGATCCCGCATCTGGTGTGGCTGTGGCGGGTCGATTTCGTCGCCATCACCTATGCCGGGGATGTCTATACGCTGTCGGATCGCGGCCGCGCCGCCGAGCTCGTGCTCGGCTATGTCGGCCACAATCTGGCGCTGCTGGCTTTGCCGGTGGCGCTGGCGGCGCTGGTGATGGCCTGGCCGCCGCGATTCGCCTTCCGCAACTGGCGCGGCGGTCCCAATCCTGGCGTGAATGTAAGCCAGGCGATCAATGTTTGGCTGGTGCAGGCGATCGTTGCCGTCGGGCCGCCGCTCGGCGGCCTCGCCTTCACGATCTACATGAAGACCGATTGGGGCATCTCGCTGTTCTTCCTGGTGCCGCTGGCGCTGGTCGCAATTCCCGCGCTGCGGCTGCGATCGGTCATGCTGCCGCGGCTCGCCGCCGTCTGGCTCGTCCTGTCGCTGCTCACGCTGATCGCCTCGCCCTGGATTGCCCGGCGCGAGATGGCCGCCAATCCGAACGGCGCCACCGGCTATGGCGCCCGTTCGGAGCTGGCGCGGGAGCTGACCAAGGCCTGGCATGCCCGATTCGGCTCGCCCTGGCCGCTGGTGGCCGGCTTTGCCGAGATGAACACGCCGATGACCTTCTACAGCCCGGACCACCCAAGGCCGTTCACGGTGCCCACCACGCCCGAGGAGACCTGGAGTTCCGGCCTGAGCGCGCTGGAGGACCTCAAGCGCGAGGGGTTCATCGGCATCTGCGACACCACCGACAACCGGATCGCGGCCTGCGAGGCCTGGATGGCCAAGGAGGCCCCGAAAGCCGAGCCGCTGGTCATGACCACGCAGCGCTTCTTTCACGGCCAGGCGGGCCCTGCAATCGTTTGGAAGGTGTATATTCAGGCATCGGGGGGATAGCTCCGCGGTCGTCCCGGCCAAGCGCTCCTGCGCGCGAGGCCTCCCGATCACCGGAGCAGGGAATCGAGCTGGCGGATCAGCTCTCCGACCCGGCCTCCTCCGGGCGGCGGACCAGGATAACGCCTGAGGACGTCCACGACCTCTCGAGAAGCAAGGAGCCGTGATCGCGCGAGGTAGTCAGTGCCGACGGCGGGAACGTCTCCGGCCGAGATTTCGAAAGCTCGCGCCGCGTGGCCGGCAGCTCCGAGGATGTGCTTGACCTGGGAAGGGTTCGCGAGGGGATGAAGGAAGCCCGCGCCCGCCGCGGCAAGGGCAGCGCGAGCGGCCTCATAGGCCGCGCGCAACCCTTCATCGCGGGCTTCGATTGCCGCCCGCTGCGCCGCCCACGCGCTATCCCGTAGGGATTTGCTCCGACTCCCGCCGCTCGCAAAGCTTCGGGCGGCCTGTATTGCGGCTCGTGCACGAAGATCATCCGG
This region of Bradyrhizobium sp. SZCCHNS1050 genomic DNA includes:
- a CDS encoding rhodanese-like domain-containing protein, with the translated sequence MTTHVTEVPAAPSAQALAHFEAMLSFETDCWDVHESLHAAAPDFILVDVRGPASFAKGHITGAINIPHRIMTAERMAEYAKDRLFVVYCAGPHCNGANRAAIRLARLGRPVKMMIGGITGWLDEGFALATGD
- the lepA gene encoding translation elongation factor 4: MTTAPIPNIRNFSIVAHIDHGKSTLADRLIQMTGGLSDREMAGKEQVLDSMDIERERGITIKAQTVRLRYHAKDGKDYIFNLMDTPGHVDFAYEVSRSLAACEGSLLVVDASQGVEAQTLANVYQALDNNHEIVPVLNKIDLPAAEPEKIKQQIEDVIGIDASDAVMISAKTGLGIPDVLEAIVTRLPPPKGDREATLKALLVDSWYDVYLGVVVLVRIVDGVMRKGQRVRMMGTGAAYDVERVGFFTPKMTQVDELGPGEIGFITAAIKEVADTRVGDTITDDRKPVSEMLPGFKPAIPVVFCGLFPVDADDFETLRAAMGKLRLNDASFSFEMETSAALGFGFRCGFLGLLHLEIIQERLSREFDLNLIATAPSVIYKMKLTDGEEIEIHNPVDMPDVVKIAEIQEPWIEATILTPDEYLGSVLKLCQDRRGNQKELTYVGSRAMVKYDLPLNEVVFDFYDRLKSVSKGYASFDYHLTDYKPADLVKMQILVNNEPVDALSMLVHRTRAEGRGRAMVEKMKDLIPPHMFQIPIQAAIGGKVIARETVRALRKDVTAKCYGGDITRKRKLLEKQKEGKKKMRQFGKVDIPQEAFIAALKVDS
- a CDS encoding glycosyltransferase family 39 protein — translated: MSSTSLPPLAARMRGRLGPRRISAWLVARATAPATSIWVVVTFAIVHAVLWTAVLTNLKAAQDVHMDVAEAYAWGSRFLLGYGKHPPLSGWIAGLWFAVFPVKDWATYALAMAVNGSGLVIVWLASLKVVDRRRAFFVVVMVALYPIFNFKGFKYNADLVQLLTLPLLVLAYLNAFEKRSAASGLWLGLAGAAALMTKYWVLTMIGAIGLAALLHPERLRFLASPAPWIAIVTMLVAMIPHLVWLWRVDFVAITYAGDVYTLSDRGRAAELVLGYVGHNLALLALPVALAALVMAWPPRFAFRNWRGGPNPGVNVSQAINVWLVQAIVAVGPPLGGLAFTIYMKTDWGISLFFLVPLALVAIPALRLRSVMLPRLAAVWLVLSLLTLIASPWIARREMAANPNGATGYGARSELARELTKAWHARFGSPWPLVAGFAEMNTPMTFYSPDHPRPFTVPTTPEETWSSGLSALEDLKREGFIGICDTTDNRIAACEAWMAKEAPKAEPLVMTTQRFFHGQAGPAIVWKVYIQASGG
- a CDS encoding methyl-accepting chemotaxis protein, which produces MSRLRSISARLIIALSLTVAIACAVLGTFSVIQQRALTRLALEQQLKLQFDSVSAGIDYEGRAALAVSSTLAALPPIADAYLKGDRDALGALLGGAMTSLKAQGIPLVNVWAPPATNFYRVHEPKVFGDDTSKRRITVVQANQTGRLIAGVEQSRLSLGIFGMTPIVRDGKVIATVDVGAAFGKEFVERAKQRFGIDLAVYWINDGQPKRLSSTFGDETVATPDEVLAVFKGTALLRDATLAGKPAAVYAGQIRNYAGDPIAVLELIKDTTAYEAAAASAQQQLIIGTVVILLLAVIVALFVARGISRPLVAITAVMHRLSSGDTEVAIPGGQRKDELGTMAQAVDVFRRNMIETASLREAQEATQHRAEQEKQALQRQMADRFEADVKGVVSSVAKATADMERVVHEITVSVNGTSQRAAAAAAASEEASSGVSTVAAASEELASSVTEIGRQVAHSSKVADAAVVKARQTTEMVGSLAAAAERIGDVLRLIDAIASQTNLLALNATIEAARAGEAGRGFAVVAAEVKELAGQTAKATEEIAGQVTSIQAATSDCVTAIGGISTTIQEISGIAATIAAAVEQQDSATREIARSVQQAASGTNEVSQNVVGASDAAEQSRELADHVMVATRDLGKRANDLFKSVDTFLAGLRKAA
- a CDS encoding putative immunity protein; this encodes MSSSTIRLSEADLRAVAEYAALSAHPALAIFERDRPDDLRARAAIQAARSFASGGSRSKSLRDSAWAAQRAAIEARDEGLRAAYEAARAALAAAGAGFLHPLANPSQVKHILGAAGHAARAFEISAGDVPAVGTDYLARSRLLASREVVDVLRRYPGPPPGGGRVGELIRQLDSLLR